In the genome of Sphingomonas naphthae, one region contains:
- a CDS encoding ribonucleoside-diphosphate reductase subunit alpha, whose product MFETIAPASATKSAAEASPAEARASDQPSAPARKLYSVEVDHSRDALLTDFGKETLKDRYLLPGESFQDLFVRVASAYADDAAHAQRLYDYISRLWFMPSTPVLSNGGTGRGLPISCYLNSVPDSLNGIVDTWNENVWLASRGGGIGTYWGNVRGIGEPVGLNGKTSGIIPFVRVMDSLTLAISQGSLRRGSAAVYLDVCHPEIEEFLEIRKTSGDFNRKALNLHHGVLITDEFMEAVRDGTDFELKSPKDGSKRGSVNARALFQKLVEVRLATGEPYLVFADTVNRAMPKFQRDVGLKVSTSNLCSEITLPTGRDQFGKERTAVCCLSSLNLEMWDAWNGDKQFIEDVMRFLDNVLTDYIERSEPGMERAKYSAGRERSVGLGVMGFHSFLQARGLPMEGAMAKSWNMRIFKHISAQADEASMQLAIERGPCPDAADQGVMQRFSCKMAIAPTASISIICGGTSACIEPIPANIYTHKTLSGSFSIRNPYLEKLLAAKSKNSDAVWNTILEKGGSVQHLDFLSQDEKDCYKTSFEIDQRWLIELQADRTPYIDQSSSLNLFIPADVDKWDLLMLHFRAWELGIKSLYYLRSKSIQRAGFAGGVETDNTIDLRKIDVESTDYDECLACQ is encoded by the coding sequence TCCTCACCGATTTCGGCAAGGAGACGCTGAAGGACCGCTATCTGCTGCCCGGCGAGAGCTTCCAGGATCTCTTCGTCCGCGTCGCATCGGCCTATGCCGACGATGCCGCCCACGCCCAGCGCCTGTACGATTATATCTCGCGCCTCTGGTTCATGCCCTCCACGCCCGTCCTGTCGAACGGCGGCACCGGGCGCGGCCTGCCGATTTCCTGCTACCTCAATTCGGTGCCCGACAGCCTGAACGGCATCGTCGACACCTGGAACGAGAATGTGTGGCTGGCCTCGCGCGGCGGCGGCATCGGCACCTATTGGGGCAATGTGCGCGGCATCGGCGAGCCGGTCGGCCTGAACGGCAAGACCAGCGGCATCATCCCCTTCGTCCGCGTGATGGATTCGCTGACCCTCGCGATTTCGCAGGGCTCGCTGCGGCGCGGATCGGCGGCGGTCTATCTCGACGTGTGCCACCCGGAGATCGAGGAGTTCCTCGAAATTCGCAAGACGAGTGGAGACTTCAACCGCAAGGCGCTCAACCTGCACCACGGCGTGCTCATCACCGACGAATTCATGGAGGCCGTGCGCGACGGCACCGATTTCGAGCTGAAGAGCCCCAAGGACGGCTCCAAGCGCGGCTCGGTCAACGCCCGCGCCCTGTTCCAGAAGCTGGTCGAGGTGCGCCTCGCCACCGGCGAGCCCTATCTGGTGTTCGCCGATACGGTGAACCGCGCCATGCCCAAGTTCCAGCGCGACGTGGGGCTGAAGGTCTCCACCTCCAACCTCTGCTCGGAAATCACGCTGCCGACGGGCCGCGACCAGTTCGGCAAGGAGCGCACCGCCGTCTGCTGCCTGTCCTCGCTCAACCTCGAGATGTGGGATGCGTGGAACGGCGACAAGCAGTTCATCGAGGACGTGATGCGCTTCCTCGACAATGTGCTGACCGATTATATCGAGCGGTCCGAGCCCGGCATGGAGCGCGCCAAGTACAGCGCCGGCCGCGAGCGGTCGGTCGGCCTCGGCGTGATGGGCTTCCACAGCTTCCTCCAGGCGCGCGGCCTGCCGATGGAAGGCGCCATGGCCAAGAGCTGGAACATGCGCATCTTCAAGCACATCTCGGCGCAGGCCGACGAAGCCTCGATGCAGCTCGCGATCGAGCGGGGCCCGTGCCCCGACGCCGCCGATCAGGGCGTGATGCAGCGTTTCTCGTGCAAGATGGCGATCGCGCCGACCGCGTCGATCAGCATCATCTGCGGCGGCACCTCGGCCTGCATCGAGCCGATCCCGGCCAACATCTACACGCACAAGACGCTGTCGGGCAGCTTCTCGATCCGCAATCCCTATCTGGAAAAGCTGCTGGCGGCGAAGTCCAAGAATTCGGATGCGGTGTGGAACACGATCCTCGAAAAGGGCGGCTCGGTCCAGCACCTCGATTTCCTGAGCCAGGACGAGAAGGATTGCTACAAGACCAGCTTCGAGATCGACCAGCGCTGGCTGATCGAGCTTCAGGCCGATCGCACGCCCTACATCGATCAGTCTTCGTCGCTGAACCTGTTCATCCCGGCCGACGTGGACAAGTGGGATCTGCTGATGCTCCACTTCCGCGCGTGGGAATTGGGCATCAAGTCGCTCTACTACCTCCGCTCCAAATCGATCCAGCGCGCGGGCTTCGCCGGCGGGGTCGAGACGGACAACACGATCGACCTGCGCAAGATCGACGTGGAAAGCACCGATTACGACGAGTGTCTGGCCTGCCAGTGA